Genomic DNA from Brenneria izadpanahii:
CGGCAAAGATGAGCAATTGAAAAAAGAGGCCCGCGTTGTCGCTACCGCCTATCAGGGAAAAGTTTTGCTGACGGGACAAGCGCCGACGGCCGAATTATCCGAACGGGCTAAACAGATTGCGCTCGGCGTGGACGGCGCGGCCGAAGTGTATAACGAAGTTCGCCAGGGCACCCCCGTTTCATTGGGAACCGCGTCAATGGATACCTGGATCACCACCAAAGTTCGTTCTCAGATCCTGGCAAGCGATACCGTTAAATCTTCGAACGTGAAAGTCACCACCGAAAATGGCGAAGTATTCCTGTTAGGTCTGGTTACCCGGCGCGAAGGCACGTCCGCGGCTGAAATCGCCAGTAAGATTAGCGGCGTGAAGCATGTCACCACCGCCTTTACCTATCTGGACTAAACCATAAGCCCGCCATGGCCGCCGATGCGCGATACATGCATCAGCGGCCGTGGTTGCCCGACCTATTGCCCCCTGGTTCTCCGCTCTGTACGCTTCCGTCATCCCGGCAAACTCTGCCGTCGTCATTCCATCCTTGCGCCGCTAGGGGCATTTTTCATCATCGGCTTACTGCGCCGCGGACGATAGCAGCCAGATGGCCCGCCGGGTATACATGCTGACGCCACGCTTTGGTTCTTCTAGGCCGGTTTGCTTTTCACCAGACACCAGGTCGGAAAAACCGGCTTGTGCGATCTCGTTGCGATAACGCGGCGTTTGCAACGCGCGTTCAGCCTGCAACATCAGCGGTATCAGAACGCTGCTCTGCCGTTCGTGCCGATCGATGGTCTGGTACGGCCATACTCTGTTGTCATCAAGGTAAGGCGCCATAAAGTCCAGCGCGGCGATCAGGCTGCTCCCTTGCGCCGTTTGATATCGCCATAAGTTTTCACCCGCCTGGGAAGCCAGCGTCGCCATATCCGTCATCGCCTGTAGATTGAAGTAGCTGTAGTGGAAAGAGCGGGTTCTCGCCAGCTCTTCCGGTTGGGAGCCGTCAGCCTGCAGTTGATGATCCATTTTGCGCCGCAATAGCGCCGCCATCGATTTTACGCTATCCGTTTTTCCCACATACCAGGCGATACCGGCTACCTGTACGGCATACCAACTGCCGTGGTTATTCATCGCCGCCGACTCTTTTTTCCCCAGCTTGCTGGTTTGCAGCCAGCGTAGATATTCCCTCATCCATTGCTGCATTTGTTGCTCGTCCAGCGTTGTCCAGCCAGGCGCTTTGCGCAGCATGATCAGCGCATCGACAATACGGACGGCGAAATATCGGCCGTCCAGCACTCCGGCCCCGCGCCCTGACGCAATGCCCGGCACGCCTTGAGCGTAATCCAGGTTGGGATTCATGCGGGTTGTAGGATCAATGAACCAGGTTCGGATCATCGAGATCGCTTTATCGGCGTAGGCCTGTCGCCCGGAGAAATACCATGCCAGCGCCAGAGCCTGCGTCTGCGCGGTAAACGCCGCCAGTCGCTCGCCATCGGTCCGCTCATCCTTACTGGCGGGGTTTACCTGCCCATCGCGCCGTATCCAAGGCAAACCATCAGCTTTGTCCGGATCCGGCCACCAGTAGGCGCTGAGGCTCAAATAATCATGTTTTGAACCGCTGGAAGGCAGGGACATTTTCTGCGTGACGCTGGGATTGGTGATTTTCAGCGCGCGATCGGCCTGCGCGAGCAATTGACGATAGGCCAGACTCGTTTGCGGTTTCGCTCTATTTTGCCGCAGCTGTTGCTTTACCGATGCCAGTTGGGGCTGAGATAAAAAAGCGTAAGGATTGTTCGTTTCATCAGCCGAACTGATTGTTGCCGCACCACCCCACAGCGACGCGGTAAACAGTAATAGATAACTCAACCGCATAATTTCCCTCACCGCAAAAACATTTCAGGATGTTGCGTTGTGAGTCATCCGGCATATGGCTTAGCGTATGAAGCCTATTCAGTTTAAGCCGTTTGAACGCAAAAACGCTTCGCCGCCGATCTGGCGCATCTGGCGCAAAATCCACTGCTGGCGCTGAATTACGTACCCGGAAGGCGCATTGACGCGAAAACGGATCGGATTTGGCAGCACCGCAGCCAGCAAAGCCGATTCGCTCGCCGTCAGCCTGCTGGCGGGCTTGTTGAAGTAATGCCTTGAAGCCGCCTCTACGCCAAAAATACCGGGGCCGAACTCCGCGATATTCAGATACACCGTCAGAATGCGCCGTTTGGTCCATACCAGCTCAACCCCCGCGGTGATTCCGGCTTCGAGCCCCTTGCGCAGCCAGCTGCGGCTATCCCACAAAAACAGATTCTTCACCATCTGCTGGGAAAGCGTGGACGCCCCGCGGATCCGCTGCGTATTGCGTTCGTTGTGCCGCAACGCCGAGTTAATGGCATCGAAATCAAACCCCCAATGTTCGGGGAATTTCTGATCTTCCGCGGCGATCACCGCCAGCGCCATCGACGGAGCGATATCATCCATCGCCACCCAGGTAGAATGGGCGACGTAGGAAAAATCGCCGTTCAACCATGCGCTGATCTGACGGTCGGCCATCACGGCTGAGAACGGTACCGGCAGGAAAGAAAACAGTAAGATCCCTGCCAGCCAGAGTCCCAATACCGCCAGCAGGCAGCGAACAATCAGGCGCTTAAAACGCATCAGCAGACCGTTACTGCGACGGCTCAATCTCATTCAATAAAGTCCAGTACGCGCGCGACCAGCTTATCGATACCTTTTGCCGCCTCACTGATTGAGTTGGCTAACATGTAAGCGGGCGTAGTCACGATTTTATGTTCCGCATCCACCACGATATCATCCACCGGGCAAACAACATGAATCCCGCCCATTTCTTCAATGATTTCAGCAGTATCAATATCATTACCAATTGTAAGTCTAATCGGCTCGCCCAATAACGTTGGTAACAGCGCGGGACTGATGCAAATAAAACCAATTGGTTTATTTTGCTTATAAATTTCCTGTGTGAGTAATTTTAAATTTTCATCAACATGACAGGCCGCCCCTTGGGTGGCGAAGTCGCTTAAATTTTTAGCGGAGCCAAAACCGCCGGGTACAATCAGCGCATCAAGCTGTTGCGCATCGGCGTCTGAAAGCGGTTGAATTTTTCCTCTGGCGATCCTGGCGGACTCAACTAAAACGTTGCGATTTTCATTGGTTACGTCACCTGTCAGGTGATTAATAACATCGGACTGCGGCTTATCGGGCGCAAAACAAACCGCCTCCGCCCCGGCCCGATCCAATGCAAGCAGCGTCAGCACTGCTTCATGAATCTCTGAACCATCGTAAACGCCACACCCGCTCAGGACAATGCCGACTCTTTTCATCATATTTTCCCTCATTTCATTACATCAACTAATTGATTTTTTAATTGACAAACACTAATCTACATCACACATTTTAATGATTCTTCTAACTAACGTTTCTGCTTTTGCTATTTTGTTGCTTGACGAAGATGTAAAATAGTTAGGATATGAACATCCGCACTTGCGAGCTTACGAACCCTGATATCTAAACGCAGGTGCCCGTTTTCCCTGGTGTTGGCGCATAATTCGCGCACCCCGGCCTCGGTCGGGGTCATTTTTTTCTGGCGACAGCTACTGATACTCTCCCTTCGAACCCGCGTTCCGCACTGTCAAAAATCTCTCCCGATAATTTTTTACTCGCCTCATCCCTGAGCTTCGATCCGCGGTCACTCCGCCGTGTGATGCCGATACACGCATCAAAAAACATCGGGGTTGAGTTTGATGGCAAAGCCCTGACCGGCAAACCCGTCATTCCCGCGCAGGCGGGAATCTATTTTAATCAACGGGTTATTTACTCGCCTCGTCCTGCGGCCAACTAGCCCTTGGCGTTTGTTTCGGCCTTCGCCACCCAATCCCGCAGCACCTGAACATCATGACGCCAGTCATGCTTCAGTTCATCAATCCATTCCTGGACGTTATCCCACCAGGCCGGCAATGTCGCCGTCTGTATCTGTTGGGCGACCTGCTGCAGATGGCGCAGGCCGACCGAACCCGCGGCGCCTTTAATCTTGTGCCCTTCTTCAGTAATTCCTTTCTGATCGCGCGCGGTCATATTGGAATCAAGAATGGCCAAATATCCCGGCATCATTTGCTCAAACATATCCAGACTTTGGTGAATCAATTTTGGCCCGACCAGCTCCAGATACTGTTCCAGCATCGCAATATCCAGCAGATCTTCGTTAACCGCCGCGCTGTTTTTGGCCGCAACGGGCTCATCGGCGCGGGTAATCTGATGATCCCAATATTGTTTG
This window encodes:
- the dolP gene encoding division/outer membrane stress-associated lipid-binding lipoprotein: MRISSAFAVLSIALLLQGCVGAVVVGSAAVATKSATDPRTVGTQVDDSTLEIRVTNALGKDEQLKKEARVVATAYQGKVLLTGQAPTAELSERAKQIALGVDGAAEVYNEVRQGTPVSLGTASMDTWITTKVRSQILASDTVKSSNVKVTTENGEVFLLGLVTRREGTSAAEIASKISGVKHVTTAFTYLD
- the mtgA gene encoding monofunctional biosynthetic peptidoglycan transglycosylase, producing MRFKRLIVRCLLAVLGLWLAGILLFSFLPVPFSAVMADRQISAWLNGDFSYVAHSTWVAMDDIAPSMALAVIAAEDQKFPEHWGFDFDAINSALRHNERNTQRIRGASTLSQQMVKNLFLWDSRSWLRKGLEAGITAGVELVWTKRRILTVYLNIAEFGPGIFGVEAASRHYFNKPASRLTASESALLAAVLPNPIRFRVNAPSGYVIQRQQWILRQMRQIGGEAFLRSNGLN
- the elbB gene encoding isoprenoid biosynthesis glyoxalase ElbB, with product MKRVGIVLSGCGVYDGSEIHEAVLTLLALDRAGAEAVCFAPDKPQSDVINHLTGDVTNENRNVLVESARIARGKIQPLSDADAQQLDALIVPGGFGSAKNLSDFATQGAACHVDENLKLLTQEIYKQNKPIGFICISPALLPTLLGEPIRLTIGNDIDTAEIIEEMGGIHVVCPVDDIVVDAEHKIVTTPAYMLANSISEAAKGIDKLVARVLDFIE
- a CDS encoding alginate lyase family protein, with product MRLSYLLLFTASLWGGAATISSADETNNPYAFLSQPQLASVKQQLRQNRAKPQTSLAYRQLLAQADRALKITNPSVTQKMSLPSSGSKHDYLSLSAYWWPDPDKADGLPWIRRDGQVNPASKDERTDGERLAAFTAQTQALALAWYFSGRQAYADKAISMIRTWFIDPTTRMNPNLDYAQGVPGIASGRGAGVLDGRYFAVRIVDALIMLRKAPGWTTLDEQQMQQWMREYLRWLQTSKLGKKESAAMNNHGSWYAVQVAGIAWYVGKTDSVKSMAALLRRKMDHQLQADGSQPEELARTRSFHYSYFNLQAMTDMATLASQAGENLWRYQTAQGSSLIAALDFMAPYLDDNRVWPYQTIDRHERQSSVLIPLMLQAERALQTPRYRNEIAQAGFSDLVSGEKQTGLEEPKRGVSMYTRRAIWLLSSAAQ